The Geobacter metallireducens GS-15 region CAGACTCCTTGCGAAGTCCGCCCTTCGTGCTGGGTTGTCCTGCTCGCCTGCGGCAGAGCTATGAGACCTTGGCGAACGAGAAGCGCAAATCCACGGCCCGGACGTGGAGGGGAGTGCCGAGTTCCCTCAGGATCTCTCGCTGGTAGCGGCGGCGCTTGATTTCGTAGGCATCGGCTTCGGGACCGACGCCGCAGTAGAGTTTCTTTGCCCTCACCAGATTGCCGCGGGCCATGTCGAGCTTGGTGGCCAACTCCCGAACAGCGGCCTCCGCGCATTTTTCGTCATTGGCCATCTCGTGGGGGTTGAATCCGTGGCTCTCTGCCCGATAGGGCATGAGCTGCCAGACACCAAGGGCACCCTTCGACGAAACCGCCTTCGGGTCGAAGCCGATGGAACCGGTTTCGGCCAAGGCCAGTTCGGCAAGGTCGAGGGGCATGA contains the following coding sequences:
- a CDS encoding transglycosylase SLT domain-containing protein codes for the protein MKKMILLSAVMMLTGVSCNQTALRRDPVTVVLSESGVDLEVRRLMDQGIELDERQRQARAIATVFARRTTPDRAYRLASLCYLKTLGTDFMPLDLAELALAETGSIGFDPKAVSSKGALGVWQLMPYRAESHGFNPHEMANDEKCAEAAVRELATKLDMARGNLVRAKKLYCGVGPEADAYEIKRRRYQREILRELGTPLHVRAVDLRFSFAKVS